The Isosphaera pallida ATCC 43644 genome includes a window with the following:
- a CDS encoding lipopolysaccharide biosynthesis protein, which yields MTPNRSTQAVRAYAATLGFTVVTILLGLWSNRVLYPLLGDERFGAAKALTDWQSNLVILEFGLSGALAPMFARALARDDPRQLAMVVGLGVRAYVGVVILCGLAGIVLLPLMDHLVPVGPDLVHERFWAWLFLLAALPSLCASPCRTLLDARQLGWRVSLYLTLQAVVIVGLMVAFAARGYGVAGQTAATALGMLGFAAAVSIDAAWLLRREIRARAEPVCPPADDPPATRRELGRALRTLSLPTALLTIAGRLSLTTDILVVSAVLGSGAVPLFFFTTRLPLLAQAQLQAVASASWAGLAQLEHQGRRDVFVARLLELTRLTTILAVAALVPIACWGREFVALWMTDPQGQLYAGTLAASLSCANAWGVGLWSLWGWCFAGTGRPTPTLGPALLGAALNIALSLFLAQRLGVVGPLWGTFLGLFLVQLPWMARLLTQTFHVPLRPLAAALLQPLLLVVPLATLGQALRTLNPQPGWIALTLMMAATAVTALLLAWTLAIPNAERHAWRQRLRHILPRPHR from the coding sequence GTGACTCCGAATCGTTCCACCCAGGCGGTGCGGGCCTACGCCGCGACCCTGGGCTTCACCGTGGTGACGATCCTGTTGGGTTTGTGGAGCAACCGGGTTCTCTATCCGTTGCTGGGCGACGAACGCTTTGGCGCGGCCAAGGCGCTGACCGACTGGCAAAGCAATTTGGTCATTCTTGAGTTTGGCCTCTCCGGCGCGTTGGCTCCCATGTTTGCCCGGGCATTGGCCCGCGACGATCCCCGCCAGTTGGCGATGGTGGTGGGGCTGGGGGTGCGTGCCTATGTCGGGGTGGTGATCCTCTGCGGCCTCGCCGGCATCGTGCTGCTGCCACTGATGGACCACTTGGTGCCGGTCGGACCGGACCTGGTCCACGAGCGGTTCTGGGCCTGGCTGTTTTTGCTGGCCGCGCTGCCTTCGCTGTGCGCCTCGCCGTGCCGCACCCTGTTGGACGCCCGCCAGTTGGGGTGGCGGGTGAGCCTCTATCTGACCCTTCAAGCGGTCGTGATCGTGGGGCTGATGGTGGCGTTTGCCGCGCGGGGTTACGGCGTGGCCGGTCAGACCGCCGCCACCGCGCTGGGGATGCTCGGCTTCGCCGCGGCCGTCTCGATCGATGCGGCCTGGTTGCTGCGACGCGAGATCCGCGCGCGTGCCGAGCCGGTCTGCCCCCCCGCGGACGACCCCCCCGCCACCCGCCGCGAACTGGGACGCGCCTTGAGAACCCTCAGCCTGCCCACCGCGTTGCTGACCATCGCCGGGCGGTTGTCCTTGACCACCGACATCCTGGTGGTCTCGGCGGTCTTGGGCAGCGGCGCGGTGCCGCTGTTTTTCTTCACCACCCGGCTGCCCCTGCTGGCCCAGGCGCAGTTGCAGGCGGTGGCGTCGGCCAGTTGGGCCGGCTTGGCCCAGTTGGAGCATCAGGGCCGCCGCGACGTCTTCGTGGCCCGCCTCCTGGAATTGACCCGCCTAACCACCATCCTGGCCGTTGCGGCTTTGGTCCCCATCGCCTGTTGGGGACGCGAGTTCGTGGCGCTTTGGATGACTGACCCCCAAGGACAGCTCTACGCCGGAACCCTCGCCGCCTCGCTCAGCTGCGCCAACGCCTGGGGCGTGGGACTGTGGAGCTTATGGGGCTGGTGCTTCGCCGGCACCGGACGGCCTACCCCCACCCTGGGACCCGCCCTCCTGGGCGCAGCGCTCAACATCGCCCTCAGCCTGTTCCTGGCCCAACGCCTAGGGGTGGTCGGACCCCTCTGGGGCACCTTCTTGGGCCTCTTCCTCGTCCAACTCCCCTGGATGGCCCGACTGCTGACCCAAACCTTCCACGTCCCCCTCAGACCGCTCGCCGCCGCGCTTCTCCAGCCCCTGCTCCTCGTCGTCCCCCTCGCCACCCTCGGCCAGGCGTTGCGCACCCTGAACCCCCAGCCCGGTTGGATCGCGCTGACCCTCATGATGGCCGCCACCGCGG
- a CDS encoding ParA family protein, producing the protein MPSTAMSRSSASSRASAPDVGQRPDPHPPSVTAADQPRHGHEVDHNQDPPRDGVVIAVGNQKGGVAKTTITVNLAAALAEQGRRCLVWDLDVNRGASQHVGIGDNLPLLGSFEVLVGSEPPEEVILKAGDLDGVELPQGLELIAARRNLEGIDQALLEREGRFADLPSALKRALERIRPRYDLIFLDTAPNLTSPTIAAYKAADYFLLTAMPEAFALQGLNTALGDIAAARQHGNPGLTLLGVVLSNAEPRPTRLGRELVEYLQTTFGGLPDHMKPFATAISRSTIVPTAQKLGRTILSLDPHHKVSKQFRAVADELERRLAALGALRPRMGEVGRDGAGVR; encoded by the coding sequence ATGCCGTCCACAGCCATGAGCCGTTCCAGCGCCTCGTCCAGAGCGTCGGCCCCTGACGTGGGCCAACGTCCTGACCCGCACCCGCCCTCAGTCACCGCCGCAGATCAACCGCGCCACGGCCACGAGGTGGACCACAACCAAGACCCGCCCCGCGACGGCGTGGTGATTGCGGTGGGCAATCAAAAGGGGGGCGTGGCCAAAACGACGATCACGGTCAATCTCGCCGCGGCCCTCGCCGAGCAAGGGCGACGCTGTTTGGTGTGGGATCTCGACGTTAACCGCGGTGCGTCTCAACATGTGGGAATTGGTGACAACCTTCCCTTGCTGGGCAGCTTCGAGGTCTTGGTGGGGAGCGAGCCGCCCGAGGAGGTCATCCTCAAAGCCGGCGATCTCGACGGGGTCGAACTGCCCCAGGGTCTGGAGCTCATCGCGGCGCGGCGCAATCTGGAAGGGATCGATCAGGCGCTTTTGGAGCGGGAGGGCCGCTTCGCCGACCTCCCCAGCGCTCTCAAGCGGGCCTTGGAACGGATTCGCCCGCGTTACGACCTGATCTTTCTGGATACCGCGCCGAACCTGACGTCGCCGACGATCGCCGCTTACAAAGCGGCCGACTATTTTCTGTTGACCGCGATGCCGGAAGCCTTCGCCTTGCAGGGCTTGAACACGGCCCTGGGGGACATCGCCGCGGCTCGCCAGCACGGCAACCCGGGGTTGACCCTGCTGGGGGTGGTGCTTTCCAATGCGGAACCGCGGCCCACCCGTTTGGGGCGGGAACTGGTGGAGTACCTCCAAACCACCTTCGGCGGCTTGCCCGACCACATGAAACCATTCGCCACCGCCATCAGCCGCTCGACGATTGTTCCCACCGCGCAAAAGCTGGGGCGAACCATCCTCAGCCTCGACCCCCACCACAAGGTCAGCAAGCAGTTCCGGGCGGTGGCCGACGAGTTGGAGCGGCGGTTGGCCGCCCTCGGCGCGCTTCGCCCGCGCATGGGCGAGGTTGGACGAGACGGGGCGGGGGTGAGATGA